In one Pseudomonas sp. SCA2728.1_7 genomic region, the following are encoded:
- a CDS encoding ABC transporter permease subunit, translating into MPNGRQLVIGVPFIWLFLFFMLPFFIVLKISFAEADVAIPPYTEIYTYAEQKLQLLLNLGNYAMLAGDELYIAAYLGSLKMALISTILCLVIGYPMAYAIATARKELQTVLVLLIMMPTWTAILIRVYAWMGILSNNGLLNGFLMSMGFIDEPLQILNTNLAVYIGVVYSYLPFMILPLYANLVKHDQSLLEAASDLGSSTFNSFWKITIPLSKNGIIAGCMLVFIPVVGEFVIPELLGGPETLMIGKVLWQEFFNNRDWPVASALAVVMLAILIVPIILFNRSQAKEMEGKE; encoded by the coding sequence ATCCCCAATGGCCGGCAGTTGGTCATCGGGGTTCCGTTCATCTGGCTGTTTCTGTTTTTCATGTTGCCGTTCTTCATCGTTCTGAAGATCAGTTTCGCCGAAGCCGACGTGGCGATCCCGCCGTACACCGAGATCTACACGTACGCCGAGCAGAAGCTGCAACTGCTGCTGAACCTGGGCAACTACGCGATGCTGGCGGGCGACGAGTTGTACATCGCCGCTTACCTCGGCTCGCTGAAGATGGCGCTGATCAGCACCATCCTTTGTCTGGTCATCGGCTACCCGATGGCCTACGCCATCGCCACTGCCCGTAAAGAGCTGCAAACGGTGCTGGTGCTGCTGATCATGATGCCGACCTGGACCGCGATCCTGATCCGCGTGTATGCGTGGATGGGCATTCTCAGCAACAACGGCTTGCTCAACGGTTTCCTGATGAGCATGGGTTTCATCGACGAGCCGCTGCAGATCCTCAACACCAACCTCGCGGTGTACATCGGCGTCGTTTACTCGTATCTGCCGTTCATGATCCTGCCGCTGTACGCCAACTTGGTGAAGCACGATCAAAGCTTGCTGGAAGCAGCTTCCGACCTCGGTTCGAGCACCTTCAACAGCTTCTGGAAAATCACCATTCCACTGTCCAAGAACGGCATTATTGCCGGCTGCATGCTGGTATTCATCCCGGTGGTTGGTGAGTTCGTGATCCCGGAACTGCTTGGTGGTCCGGAAACCCTGATGATCGGTAAAGTGCTCTGGCAAGAGTTCTTCAACAACCGTGACTGGCCGGTGGCGTCCGCGCTGGCGGTGGTGATGCTGGCGATCCTGATTGTGCCGATCATTCTGTTCAACCGCAGTCAGGCCAAGGAAATGGAGGGTAAAGAATGA
- a CDS encoding ABC transporter permease subunit, which produces MKRIRFSSLMLVIGLLFIYLPMLILVIYSFNASKLVTVWGGWSIKWYVGLLDNTQLMGSVLRSLEIACYTAVAAVALGTLAAFVLTRITRFKGRTLFGGLVTAPLVMPEVITGLSLLLLFVAMAQMIGWPQERGIVTIWIAHTTFCAAYVAVVVSARLRELDLSIEEAAMDLGARPWKVFFLITIPMIAPSLAAGGMMSFALSLDDLVLASFVSGPGSTTLPMEVFSAVRLGVKPEINAVASLILLAVSIVTFMVWFFSRRAEEARKKAIQQAIEESAADSWKQPDVRRAPSPEAA; this is translated from the coding sequence ATGAAGCGCATCCGTTTCTCCAGCCTGATGCTGGTCATCGGTTTGTTGTTCATCTACCTGCCGATGCTGATCCTGGTGATCTACTCGTTCAACGCCTCGAAACTGGTGACGGTGTGGGGCGGCTGGTCGATCAAGTGGTACGTCGGCCTGCTCGACAACACGCAACTGATGGGCTCGGTGCTGCGCTCGCTGGAAATCGCCTGCTACACCGCGGTTGCCGCGGTGGCGCTGGGCACGCTGGCGGCGTTCGTGCTGACCCGCATCACCCGCTTCAAGGGCCGTACGCTGTTCGGCGGTCTGGTCACCGCGCCGCTGGTGATGCCGGAAGTGATCACCGGTCTGTCGCTGTTGCTGCTGTTCGTGGCCATGGCGCAGATGATTGGCTGGCCGCAGGAACGTGGCATCGTCACCATCTGGATCGCTCACACCACGTTCTGTGCGGCGTATGTCGCGGTGGTGGTGTCGGCGCGTCTGCGTGAGCTGGACCTGTCGATCGAAGAAGCGGCCATGGACCTCGGTGCACGGCCGTGGAAGGTGTTCTTCCTGATCACCATCCCGATGATCGCGCCATCCCTGGCGGCGGGCGGCATGATGTCGTTCGCGCTGTCGCTGGATGACCTGGTGTTGGCGAGCTTTGTGTCCGGGCCGGGTTCGACGACTCTGCCGATGGAAGTGTTCTCGGCGGTGCGTCTGGGCGTGAAGCCTGAGATCAACGCCGTGGCCAGTCTGATTCTGCTGGCCGTGTCGATCGTGACCTTCATGGTCTGGTTCTTCAGCCGCCGTGCCGAAGAAGCGCGCAAGAAGGCGATTCAGCAAGCTATCGAAGAAAGCGCAGCCGATTCGTGGAAGCAGCCGGACGTGCGTCGGGCGCCAAGCCCGGAGGCTGCGTAA
- a CDS encoding HD domain-containing protein: protein MSTTIAGIKIPDSTLARATTEYIRDIESDLLYHHSRRVFLFGALSGERQQLAYNPELLYVGAMFHDLGLVEGHHSDDERFEVDGANAAAAFLKPYGLSDDDIEQVWLSIALHTTPGVPKHLRPTVALATAGVEMDVLGMDYAAFSTLQREAVVHAHPRGEGFKECIICAFADGLRHRPQTTFGNVKTDVLKDQEPGFKPMNFVEVIRNSPWTA, encoded by the coding sequence ATGAGCACGACCATCGCCGGCATCAAAATCCCCGACAGCACCCTCGCCCGGGCCACCACCGAGTACATCCGCGACATCGAGTCCGACCTGCTCTACCACCACTCGCGCCGGGTATTTCTGTTCGGTGCATTGAGCGGCGAGCGCCAGCAACTGGCCTACAACCCGGAGTTGCTCTACGTCGGCGCGATGTTCCATGACCTCGGCCTGGTCGAAGGTCACCACAGCGATGACGAGCGTTTCGAAGTAGACGGTGCCAACGCAGCAGCAGCGTTTCTCAAGCCGTACGGGCTCAGCGATGACGATATCGAACAGGTGTGGCTGTCGATTGCCTTGCACACCACGCCGGGCGTGCCCAAGCATCTGCGCCCGACCGTGGCGCTGGCGACCGCAGGCGTGGAGATGGATGTGCTAGGCATGGATTACGCGGCGTTCAGCACCCTACAGCGTGAGGCGGTGGTGCATGCGCACCCGCGTGGAGAAGGTTTCAAGGAGTGCATCATCTGCGCGTTTGCCGATGGCTTGCGCCATCGTCCGCAGACGACGTTTGGTAATGTGAAGACCGATGTGCTGAAGGATCAGGAGCCGGGGTTCAAGCCGATGAACTTTGTTGAAGTCATCCGCAACTCTCCCTGGACTGCGTAA
- a CDS encoding AraC family transcriptional regulator produces the protein MNKTIAIVVFAGVQSLDVSGPMDVFAEANRFLPPEDHYRLEVIGVEHGPMACSNGLTLNAHRHFSEALDAYGLLLVAGGPQLPFMDFGATFNEWLREACARAQRFGSICNGAFMLARAGLLEGRTVTTHWNDAEALARLCPTTQVDADRLYVEDGALYTSAGVTAGIDLSLYLLARDHGAEVALSVAKRLVVFTQRSGGQSQFSPFLTPHAEPTSAVAMVQLYVLANLTGDLTIADLASAANMSARNFSRVFAREAKVTPAEFVERARVDAARVMLESTMAPLKTVAYQCGFRDAQHMRGVFNRRLGVTPQQFWLNFALKL, from the coding sequence ATGAACAAAACCATCGCCATCGTGGTGTTCGCAGGCGTGCAGTCGCTGGACGTCAGCGGCCCGATGGATGTGTTCGCCGAGGCCAACCGCTTCCTGCCGCCCGAGGATCACTATCGGCTTGAGGTAATTGGCGTCGAGCACGGCCCAATGGCCTGTTCCAACGGCTTGACCCTGAATGCCCATCGGCATTTCAGCGAAGCACTCGACGCCTATGGCCTGCTGCTGGTTGCCGGTGGGCCGCAACTGCCGTTCATGGATTTTGGCGCGACGTTCAACGAGTGGCTGCGCGAGGCCTGCGCACGGGCGCAGCGCTTCGGTTCAATCTGCAATGGTGCGTTCATGCTTGCGCGGGCCGGATTGCTGGAAGGGCGCACCGTCACCACGCATTGGAACGATGCCGAGGCGTTGGCGCGGTTGTGTCCGACGACGCAGGTCGACGCGGATCGTTTGTATGTCGAGGACGGCGCGCTCTACACCTCGGCCGGGGTCACGGCGGGGATCGATCTGTCGTTGTATCTGCTGGCGCGTGATCACGGTGCTGAAGTGGCGCTGAGCGTGGCCAAGCGGCTGGTGGTGTTTACTCAGCGCTCTGGTGGGCAGTCGCAGTTCAGCCCGTTCCTCACGCCGCATGCGGAACCGACGTCGGCGGTGGCGATGGTGCAGTTGTATGTGCTGGCCAATCTCACGGGCGATCTGACGATTGCCGATCTGGCCAGTGCAGCGAACATGAGTGCGCGTAATTTCTCGCGGGTGTTTGCTCGGGAGGCGAAAGTTACGCCGGCGGAGTTTGTCGAAAGGGCGCGGGTGGATGCGGCGCGGGTGATGCTGGAGAGCACCATGGCGCCGTTGAAGACCGTGGCCTATCAGTGCGGGTTTCGGGATGCGCAGCATATGCGCGGGGTGTTCAACCGGCGGTTGGGGGTGACGCCGCAGCAGTTTTGGCTGAATTTTGCGTTGAAGCTGTGA
- a CDS encoding penicillin acylase family protein, which produces MKRVFTVLGLLIVVLLAGVGWYVYSKQPTRQGQVELRNLQGSVTVRYDERGVPHIRAENETDLYRALGYVHAQDRLFQMEAMRRLARGELAEVLGPKLLDTDKLFRSLRIRERAASYVASLDKQSPAWKGLQAYLDGINQYQDSHAAPIEFDVLGIPKRPFTAEDSISVAGYMAYSFAAAFRTEPLLTYVRDQLGADYLKVFDLDWQPKGVLVNGHAKPTPALAAGDWKDLNTLARLSEQALVDNGLPQFEGSNAWVIAGSRSQSGKPLLAGDPHIRFSVPSVWYEAQLSAPGFELYGHHQALVPFAFLGHNLDFGWSLTMFQNDDLDLIAEKVNPDNPNQVWYRGQWTDMVVTQQQINVKGQTPVTLTLRQSPHGPIVNDALGTAAGKTPIAMWWAFLETPNPILEGFYQLNRADTLAKARAAAAKVQAPGLNLVYANAKGDIAWWASALLPKRPAGVRPEFILDGSSNQADKDGFYPFSANPQEENPARGYIVSANFQPLSPTGMEIPGYYNLADRGQQLNRQLSDKSVKWTNEANQKLQLGTATGYGPRLLAPLLPVLREVVSDPAQLKLVEQLAQWPGDYPLDSVSATVFNQFLYDLADAAMRDELGNDFFDTLLSTRVIDAALPKLAANADSPWWDNRGTPNKETRADVVRTAWQASMQHLKLTLGDNSAEWKWGTAHTLTHGHPLGQQKPLDRIFNVGPFAAPGSHEVPNNLSAKIGPAPWPVTYGPSTRRLVDFADPAHGLTINPVGQSGVPFDSHYDDQAEAYVDGMYVQAHFSEEEVTANTRSTLKLLPMRAP; this is translated from the coding sequence ATGAAGCGCGTGTTCACCGTACTTGGCTTGCTCATCGTTGTCCTGCTCGCCGGCGTCGGCTGGTATGTCTACAGCAAACAACCGACGCGCCAGGGCCAGGTCGAACTGCGCAACCTGCAAGGTTCGGTGACCGTGCGCTACGACGAGCGCGGCGTGCCGCACATCCGTGCCGAGAACGAAACCGACCTCTACCGCGCCCTCGGCTATGTGCATGCCCAGGATCGCCTGTTCCAGATGGAAGCCATGCGCCGCCTCGCCCGTGGTGAGCTGGCCGAAGTGCTCGGGCCGAAGCTGCTCGACACCGACAAACTGTTCCGCAGCCTGCGCATCCGCGAGCGCGCCGCCAGTTACGTCGCCAGTCTCGATAAACAGTCGCCGGCATGGAAGGGCCTGCAAGCCTATCTGGATGGCATTAATCAATATCAGGATAGCCACGCCGCGCCGATCGAGTTCGACGTGCTGGGCATCCCCAAGCGGCCGTTCACGGCGGAAGACAGCATCAGCGTCGCCGGCTACATGGCCTACAGCTTTGCGGCGGCGTTTCGCACCGAACCGCTGCTGACTTATGTGCGCGATCAACTGGGTGCCGATTACCTCAAGGTCTTCGATCTCGACTGGCAGCCCAAAGGTGTGCTGGTCAACGGTCACGCCAAACCGACGCCGGCCCTCGCTGCCGGCGACTGGAAAGACCTCAATACCCTCGCCCGCCTCAGCGAACAAGCGCTGGTCGACAATGGTTTGCCGCAGTTCGAAGGCAGCAACGCCTGGGTCATCGCCGGCAGCCGCAGCCAGAGCGGCAAACCGCTGCTGGCCGGCGACCCGCACATCCGCTTCTCGGTGCCGTCGGTGTGGTACGAAGCGCAACTGTCGGCGCCGGGCTTCGAGTTGTACGGCCATCATCAGGCGCTGGTGCCGTTCGCCTTCCTCGGCCACAACCTCGATTTCGGCTGGAGCCTGACCATGTTCCAGAACGACGATCTGGATCTGATCGCCGAGAAGGTCAACCCGGATAACCCGAATCAGGTCTGGTATCGCGGCCAGTGGACCGACATGGTCGTCACGCAGCAGCAGATCAATGTGAAAGGCCAGACGCCGGTAACTCTCACCCTGCGTCAATCGCCCCACGGCCCGATCGTCAACGATGCGCTGGGGACTGCTGCCGGGAAAACGCCGATTGCGATGTGGTGGGCTTTCCTCGAAACGCCAAATCCGATCCTCGAAGGCTTCTACCAGCTCAACCGCGCCGACACCTTGGCCAAGGCCCGCGCCGCAGCGGCGAAAGTGCAGGCACCGGGGCTGAACCTGGTTTACGCCAACGCCAAGGGCGATATCGCCTGGTGGGCATCGGCGTTGCTGCCCAAGCGTCCGGCCGGGGTGCGGCCGGAATTCATTCTCGACGGCAGCAGCAATCAGGCGGACAAGGACGGCTTCTACCCGTTCAGCGCCAACCCGCAGGAAGAAAACCCGGCGCGCGGCTACATCGTCTCGGCCAACTTCCAGCCGCTGTCGCCCACCGGCATGGAGATTCCCGGTTACTACAACCTTGCCGATCGCGGGCAGCAACTCAATCGTCAGCTCAGCGACAAGAGCGTGAAGTGGACCAATGAGGCCAACCAGAAACTGCAACTGGGCACGGCGACCGGTTATGGCCCGCGCTTGCTCGCACCGTTGCTGCCGGTGTTGCGTGAGGTGGTGAGCGATCCGGCGCAACTGAAACTGGTCGAGCAACTGGCGCAGTGGCCGGGCGACTATCCGCTGGATTCGGTCAGTGCAACGGTGTTCAACCAGTTCCTCTACGACCTCGCCGATGCCGCGATGCGTGATGAGTTGGGCAATGATTTTTTCGACACCTTGCTGTCGACGCGAGTGATTGATGCGGCGCTGCCGAAGCTGGCGGCGAATGCCGATTCACCGTGGTGGGATAACCGCGGCACACCGAACAAGGAGACCCGTGCCGATGTCGTGCGCACGGCGTGGCAGGCGAGCATGCAGCACTTGAAGCTGACCCTCGGCGATAACTCCGCCGAGTGGAAATGGGGCACGGCACACACGCTGACTCACGGGCATCCGCTGGGACAGCAGAAGCCGCTGGACCGGATATTCAACGTTGGGCCGTTTGCGGCGCCGGGCAGTCATGAAGTGCCGAACAATCTGTCGGCGAAGATCGGCCCGGCGCCATGGCCGGTGACTTATGGGCCGTCGACGCGGCGCTTGGTGGATTTTGCCGATCCGGCGCATGGCTTGACGATCAACCCGGTTGGGCAGAGTGGTGTGCCGTTTGATAGCCACTATGACGATCAGGCTGAGGCGTATGTCGACGGGATGTATGTGCAGGCGCATTTCAGTGAGGAAGAGGTGACGGCGAATACGCGCAGTACGTTGAAGTTGTTGCCGATGCGGGCACCTTAA
- a CDS encoding DUF6436 domain-containing protein has protein sequence MRSPYRTALFASLLALICAGVLWAAYDWFQGRYLRAFSEHTAVFSGDPLRLPDNLAGPGKIRLVHFWDPACPCNVGNQQHLTEMVEQFGAKGVEFFAVQKTGSHGQLPATLSSLKTITILPGSEQVPASPAVAIWDRSGKLAYFGPYSEGLTCNSSNSFIEPILNALTEDRPVNATHTLAVGCYCPWPVEAQ, from the coding sequence ATGCGTTCGCCCTACCGCACCGCACTGTTTGCCAGCCTGCTCGCGCTGATTTGCGCCGGGGTGCTGTGGGCGGCGTACGACTGGTTTCAAGGGCGTTATCTGCGCGCATTCAGCGAACACACGGCGGTGTTCTCCGGTGATCCGTTGCGCCTGCCGGACAATCTCGCCGGTCCCGGCAAGATTCGTCTGGTGCATTTCTGGGACCCGGCCTGCCCGTGCAATGTCGGCAACCAACAACACCTGACCGAGATGGTCGAGCAGTTCGGCGCCAAAGGCGTGGAGTTCTTCGCCGTGCAAAAAACTGGCAGCCACGGGCAGTTGCCCGCGACCCTCAGCAGCCTGAAAACCATCACGATATTGCCCGGTTCCGAACAGGTGCCCGCCAGCCCGGCCGTGGCGATCTGGGATCGCAGCGGCAAACTGGCGTACTTCGGCCCGTACAGCGAAGGCCTGACCTGCAACTCCAGCAACAGCTTTATCGAACCGATTTTGAATGCCCTGACAGAAGATCGCCCGGTCAATGCCACGCACACCCTGGCGGTCGGTTGCTACTGCCCGTGGCCGGTGGAGGCGCAGTAA
- a CDS encoding alpha/beta hydrolase, which yields MPATFDPDQIRASLKPLAEWQPLSDEAKAYQQFYKTDFPHRDVWRGMGRFEVDGYELVSHCWWPEKVKATLFLLHGYYDHTGLYRHVIEWALDQDFAVIACDLPGHGLSSGPRASIRDFSEYQDVLQALFAEAQSIALPQPWHLFGQSTGGAIVVDHLLNHSENSPAQGQVILMAPLVRPRAWGWSQLSYYLLRPFVRGVARRFSENSNDPDFLPFLQADPLQPRRLPTKWVGALSRWIIRVEHAKKSPRRPLIIQGQADMTVDWQHNLQVLKWKFDRPQILLLAEARHHLANETVEMREEYFEFLSKRIRGRNL from the coding sequence ATGCCTGCCACTTTCGACCCCGATCAAATCCGCGCCAGCCTCAAGCCTTTGGCCGAGTGGCAGCCGTTGTCGGACGAGGCGAAGGCGTACCAGCAGTTTTATAAAACCGATTTTCCCCATCGCGATGTCTGGCGTGGCATGGGCCGTTTCGAAGTCGACGGTTATGAGCTGGTCAGCCATTGCTGGTGGCCGGAGAAGGTCAAGGCGACACTGTTTCTGCTGCATGGATACTACGATCACACCGGGCTGTATCGGCATGTGATCGAGTGGGCGCTGGATCAGGACTTCGCGGTGATCGCCTGCGACTTGCCGGGCCATGGCTTGTCGAGCGGGCCGCGCGCGAGCATTCGCGATTTCTCTGAATATCAGGACGTCCTGCAAGCCTTGTTCGCCGAGGCGCAGTCGATCGCGTTGCCGCAGCCGTGGCATTTGTTTGGGCAGAGCACCGGCGGGGCGATTGTGGTTGATCACCTGCTCAACCATAGCGAAAACAGCCCCGCACAGGGCCAGGTTATTTTGATGGCGCCGCTGGTGCGTCCACGGGCGTGGGGCTGGTCGCAGCTGAGCTATTACTTGCTCAGGCCTTTTGTCAGAGGTGTTGCGCGGCGCTTCAGCGAGAATTCCAACGATCCGGATTTCCTGCCGTTTCTCCAGGCTGACCCGTTGCAGCCGCGACGCTTGCCGACGAAATGGGTGGGGGCGTTGTCGCGTTGGATCATTCGCGTCGAGCACGCGAAAAAAAGTCCGCGGCGACCGCTGATCATTCAGGGGCAGGCGGACATGACCGTGGACTGGCAGCACAATTTGCAGGTATTGAAATGGAAGTTTGATCGACCGCAGATTCTGCTGCTGGCCGAGGCGCGGCATCATCTGGCGAATGAGACGGTGGAGATGCGTGAGGAGTATTTCGAGTTTCTGAGCAAGCGGATCAGGGGCCGAAATCTTTAG
- a CDS encoding DUF2059 domain-containing protein, translated as MRRLLFSLLMFCVLPAWADGHDQLYKVAGWPDQRAHFNDALTAAQQRYQNSLPPAVFQALVNNSNQRFAPQAVDQRAEAQLRQKLADPKPALTFFQSPLGKKIVAAELLATRRDQLAKNAKGLPKMQVSDSRLLIIGHLAQALPAREAGAEVSLAIAGVAADSLSSMIPGLLGGGQAQGMLNGQRQRLMDQIGADMNNTLLYVYRDLSDEELEEFATFAESTEGKAYYQAALAAIRAGLAVGQ; from the coding sequence ATGCGCCGTTTGCTTTTTTCACTGTTGATGTTCTGCGTTTTGCCCGCCTGGGCGGACGGCCACGATCAGTTGTACAAGGTCGCCGGCTGGCCAGATCAACGTGCGCATTTCAACGACGCCCTGACGGCCGCACAGCAGCGCTATCAGAACAGCCTGCCGCCCGCGGTGTTCCAGGCCTTGGTCAACAACAGCAACCAGCGCTTTGCCCCGCAGGCTGTGGATCAACGTGCCGAAGCGCAACTGCGACAGAAGCTCGCCGACCCGAAACCGGCACTGACCTTCTTTCAATCGCCGCTGGGCAAGAAAATTGTCGCGGCTGAATTGCTCGCAACCCGTCGCGATCAATTGGCGAAAAACGCCAAAGGCCTGCCGAAGATGCAGGTCAGCGACAGTCGTCTGCTGATCATCGGTCACCTCGCCCAAGCCTTGCCTGCCCGTGAAGCCGGCGCCGAAGTCAGCCTGGCGATTGCCGGCGTGGCAGCGGACAGTTTGAGTTCGATGATTCCGGGGCTGCTCGGTGGCGGTCAGGCGCAAGGCATGCTCAATGGTCAGCGCCAGCGTTTGATGGATCAGATTGGCGCGGACATGAACAACACGCTGCTTTACGTCTATCGCGATCTGTCGGATGAAGAGCTGGAAGAGTTTGCGACGTTTGCCGAGTCGACTGAGGGCAAGGCGTATTACCAGGCGGCGCTGGCGGCGATTCGCGCAGGGTTGGCGGTCGGGCAATGA
- a CDS encoding 2OG-Fe(II) oxygenase → MRAMQISSEHPLLLRIVDDLAEHGWSQQNIFLPAGLTRELAAECRKREAEGELAPAAVGRGPFSEIREGIRGDHIQWIDPGQAEASDRYLNLMESLREALNRGLFLGLEDFECHFALYPPGAFYRKHVDRFRDDDKRMVSVVVYLNDAWLPEDGGQLRMYLNDERVHDVQPTGGCLVVFLSGEVPHEVLPANRERLSLTGWFRRRGNEPF, encoded by the coding sequence ATGCGCGCCATGCAAATATCCTCTGAACACCCACTGCTGTTACGCATTGTCGATGACCTGGCCGAACACGGCTGGTCGCAGCAGAACATTTTCCTGCCCGCCGGTTTGACCCGCGAGCTGGCGGCCGAGTGCCGTAAACGTGAGGCCGAAGGCGAGTTGGCCCCGGCGGCGGTGGGGCGTGGGCCTTTTTCGGAGATCCGCGAGGGGATTCGTGGCGACCACATTCAGTGGATCGATCCCGGTCAGGCCGAGGCCAGCGACCGTTATCTGAACCTGATGGAGAGCCTGCGCGAGGCACTCAACCGTGGCTTGTTCCTCGGCCTTGAAGACTTTGAATGCCATTTCGCGTTGTATCCGCCGGGTGCGTTTTATCGCAAGCACGTCGACCGTTTTCGCGACGATGACAAGCGCATGGTTTCGGTGGTGGTCTATCTCAATGACGCTTGGCTGCCGGAGGATGGCGGTCAGTTGCGCATGTACCTGAACGATGAACGCGTGCACGACGTTCAGCCTACGGGCGGGTGTCTGGTGGTGTTTCTCTCCGGCGAAGTGCCGCATGAAGTGTTGCCGGCGAACCGCGAGCGCTTGTCGCTGACCGGTTGGTTTCGCCGCCGTGGCAACGAGCCGTTCTGA
- a CDS encoding DUF523 domain-containing protein, with protein MDKILVSRCLLGHRVRYDGGASGPFDLLEQWIAEGRVVPLCPEVAGGLPTPRAAAEIPGGQGGEVLDGVAAVITTEGEDVSAQFLDGARQALALVQKYGIRVAVLKANSPSCGNLLTYDGTFSGVKVSGEGVTAALLKRHGVQVFSELELPQAALALAALD; from the coding sequence ATGGACAAGATTCTGGTCAGCCGCTGCCTGCTGGGCCATCGCGTGCGTTACGACGGTGGCGCGAGCGGGCCGTTTGATTTGCTTGAACAGTGGATTGCCGAAGGGCGGGTGGTGCCGTTGTGTCCGGAGGTTGCGGGCGGTTTGCCGACGCCACGGGCGGCGGCGGAGATTCCGGGCGGGCAGGGTGGTGAAGTGCTCGATGGCGTCGCGGCGGTGATCACCACTGAGGGCGAGGATGTCAGTGCGCAGTTTCTCGATGGTGCGCGGCAGGCGCTGGCGCTGGTGCAGAAATATGGCATCCGCGTGGCGGTGCTTAAGGCCAACAGTCCTTCTTGCGGGAATTTGCTGACTTACGACGGGACGTTCAGTGGGGTCAAAGTCAGTGGCGAAGGCGTGACGGCGGCGTTGCTCAAGCGCCATGGTGTGCAGGTTTTCAGTGAACTGGAATTGCCGCAGGCCGCGCTGGCCCTTGCTGCTTTGGACTGA
- a CDS encoding transporter substrate-binding domain-containing protein, protein MRFLPGLICLLPLLSPLAHAELIDDVNDRGELRIALEANTPPFNYKEGDTLTGFEVELGQLLANELDVRADFIVTDEADLLQGVESGKYDVALNHIALTPELKDRFDFSEPYGKVDSQLLAKKDEQPRPMVLVQALTEEKPKAAEPVDLAIPFQKGNPAFHASLASAMQRIKADGRLAALTEKWLKP, encoded by the coding sequence ATGCGTTTTCTGCCTGGCCTGATCTGCCTGCTACCCCTTTTGAGCCCTTTGGCTCATGCCGAACTGATTGATGACGTCAACGACCGTGGCGAGCTGCGCATAGCCCTTGAGGCTAATACACCGCCGTTCAATTACAAGGAAGGCGACACACTCACGGGGTTCGAGGTCGAGCTTGGGCAACTGCTGGCCAACGAGCTGGATGTGCGCGCCGACTTCATCGTCACCGACGAAGCCGACCTGCTCCAGGGCGTTGAAAGCGGCAAGTACGACGTCGCGCTCAACCACATAGCACTGACACCCGAACTCAAGGATCGTTTCGACTTCAGCGAGCCTTACGGCAAGGTCGATTCGCAGTTGCTGGCAAAGAAGGATGAGCAACCACGGCCGATGGTGCTGGTGCAGGCATTGACGGAAGAGAAGCCGAAAGCGGCGGAGCCGGTGGATCTGGCGATTCCGTTTCAGAAGGGTAATCCGGCGTTTCATGCCAGTCTGGCGAGCGCGATGCAGCGGATCAAGGCGGATGGACGTTTGGCAGCGCTGACCGAGAAGTGGTTGAAGCCTTAA
- a CDS encoding DUF4399 domain-containing protein, producing MKSFMSRAAFAGVLMGVSVLASAATPAPKGAEVFIVSPEDGAKVSQEFKVKFGTKDVALAPAGDVTKNTGHHHLLIDVDKLPAAGQPIPNDANHMHFGKAQTEATIKLAPGKHTLQLELGDSGHMPFDPPIVSKKITVNVE from the coding sequence ATGAAAAGCTTTATGTCACGTGCAGCGTTCGCGGGTGTGCTGATGGGCGTTTCGGTGCTGGCCAGTGCGGCGACACCGGCCCCGAAAGGCGCCGAAGTGTTCATCGTTTCTCCCGAAGACGGGGCGAAGGTTTCCCAAGAGTTCAAGGTCAAGTTCGGCACCAAGGACGTCGCGCTGGCACCGGCCGGTGATGTCACCAAGAATACCGGTCACCATCACTTGCTGATCGACGTCGACAAGCTGCCAGCGGCCGGTCAGCCGATTCCCAACGATGCCAACCACATGCATTTCGGCAAGGCGCAGACCGAAGCGACCATCAAACTGGCTCCGGGCAAGCACACCTTGCAGCTGGAACTGGGCGACAGCGGCCACATGCCGTTCGATCCACCAATCGTTTCGAAGAAAATCACCGTCAACGTCGAATAA